The Pseudomonadota bacterium DNA segment CTTACGCGAACCTTCTTCCTTGTCAACATCGGGCGATGACCCTTTCTTCCTGCCCTTACGACCAGCTTTTTTTTCTTCAACCGGGGGCTCAGGTTGAGTTACAGCTGGCTGACCGGCGGCTGCAGGCCGCTGACTGGAATCTTCCGCGGCCTTTCCAGTTCCAGCTTTTTCTTCCTCCTGAGGTGCCTTTTTTGCTGGACGACCCAATTTTTTCAGCGCGACCTTACCGATCACCCGAGCTCCACGAGATTTAGCCTTTGCCGATTTCTCTTTCTTAACCGACGGCTTTTCTTCGACAGCCGCCGGCATTTCCTCTTCTACAACCGGAGGGACGGTTTCTGCCGTAACTTCACTCTCCACGGTCATTGATGCTTCTGTTTCAGGCTCAGCCGCCACCTCTGCTTCAGGTTTTTCTGCCACTGGAACTTCAACTTCCGGTTCGACAGTAGCGGTAACTTCCGGAATTTCTTCCACTGAAGGTGTTTCTTCAGTTTTCATCTCAGGGGAAGTCTCAACCGCAGGAATCTCTTCCACCACCGGTTTTACCTTCTTGCGGCGACGCCGAACAATACTGGAGCCAAGCCGCTTTTCCTGCATTCCGGGACCCTGATTTTCACGGCAAAAAACTTTGACTTTCTCAACCTGATCATAACTCAAAGAGCTGAATCTTCCATTCGCCGGAATGTCAAGATTAGCAAGGACATCCAAGAGCTCAGCATCCTTGAGATTCAATTCTCTGGAAAGTTCATAAACTTTCAGCTTTATTTGTTCCCCTAAAATCAAAACCTGTCACCCCCTACACAGCAAACTATGGAACCAATAAATTTCCTGACCGCCTGACATCTTATCCGCTTAAAAACACCCTCAAACATGATCCTTAAGTTGTTTAATACTCTCGGAAACAATCTCCCTGAGCCGAAATTTAGTCGAATACTTCCTGGGTATCCGGATGTATCTTTCCAAGCAGTTTCCTGTTCGACAGAGATAAAAACCTCGACCGGGCTTATTGCTTTTGGTATCATAAAATAGAAATCCTGCTTCATCAGCAACAAAACGAAAAAACTCTGATTTGTCTGCCCGATGTCGACAAACAATACAGGTCCGTAACGGCACATGATCTGTCATTGGTCAATCAACAGTATCATCGTCGTCTGCCGGAAGCTTGGTTATGTCATCAACAGAAACCTCTGCATCTGAGGTCTTCTCATCCACATCATCATCCACTGCAACTTCACCGGCAGCTGTCGGTTCCAACCCGGCTTCCGCATCAGCCGCACTGACTTCTTCCTGTTCCTCCCGTGCCTGTTCAGCTTTCGCCCTTAATTTTACTATGGCTTCGGCAGCACAGGAGACCAACTGTTCAGCATCAGGACCTTCAGTACCGATAATCTCCGCCAATTCATCAGGAGAGGCAGCGGCAATATCTTCCAGCTGCCGGTAACCATTATCATACAGAAGCTCCATGGAAACATTATCCAGACCTTCCACCTCATGCAAAGCTTCAAAGATTCGTTCGAAATCATCCGCCACCCGCGAAGTGGATTTCACATCCAGCTTCCAGCCGGTCAGGCGACTTGCCAGCCGAACGTTCATGCCCCGACGGCCGATTGCCAGTGAAAGCTGATCATCCGGAACAATAATTTCCATAGCTCTGTTGTTTTCATCCAGAATAATTTTATTGATCTGGGCCGGGGACAAGGAATTGCAGACATAACGGACTTCATCGGGATTCCAACGGATAATGTCAATTTTCTCCCCTTTGAGTTCCTGGACTACGTTCTGAACCCGGGAGCCACGGACCCCAACACAGGCACCTACAGGATCCACATCATGATCATTGGTATAAACGGCAACCTTTGCCCGTATTCCCGGTTCCCTGGATGCCCCCTGGATGGTAATAATTCCCTCGTAAATTTCCGGGACTTCGGTCTCAAACAATTTGATCAAAAATCCCGGATGGGTCCGGGAAAGGATAATCTGCGGTCCCTTGAGGGTCATTTTAACATCCAGGAGATAAACCCGAACCCGCTCACCCTGGCGAAAGTTCTCCCGGGGAATGGTCTCGGAACGGGGCAATATAGCCTCGGTCTTTCCCAGATTGATTACCAGGTTACCACGTTCCACTCGCTGGACTGTCCCGCTGATAACTTCACCAATCCGCTCATGAAACTCTTCAAAAATGCTTTCCCGCTCAGCTTCCCTGATCTTTTGCATAATAACCTGTTTGGCCGTCTGGGCAGCAATCCGACCAAACTCGGAAGTATCCAACTTCAAGCCCAGGCTATCTCCATATTCAGCTTCCGCATCAAATTCACGCGCTTCCTCCAGGGAAATTTCGGTATAGGAATTTTCCGGGTTTTCAACCACTTCAACAAATTCAAAAAGTTCAATATCACCTGTTTCCTCATTAAACTGGGCTTCAATATCCCGACCTGGACCAAGTTTCTTCCGGGAAGCAGTAACCATCGCTGACTCGATAGCTTCCACCAGGATCTCTTTCGGGATCCCCTTTTCTTTACCGACCTGATCAAGAATAAAGTTCAAACTGGAAGACATGCACCCGGCCTCCTACATCATATTTGTTCTATCTTTAAAATAAGAAACATCATCATAAACCCATAACCGTATTATACGGCCAGATCATTTACCCGGTTCAGGAAATTCATATACCAGATTACATTTGGCAAAATTAGCCACATCCAGAGTATAGCAACCGGTATCAGTATCCAGAACAATGGAACCGTCTGCTTCACTGTACTCCTGCAGAACACCACTAAAACGCCGGCGCCCATCAACCGGCATCCTGGTTTTTATTTTAATCTTTTTACCGCAATGCGCAAGAAAATCTTTCGGCCGTTTCAAGGGCCGGTTAAGTCCTGGAGATGAAACTTCCAAAGCATAGCGGAATGGAATAATATCCTCAACATCCAGGAGCGCCCCCAGCTGACGGCTGACAATAACACAGTCATCCAGGGTGACTCCGCCTGCAGGCCTGTCTATATACAGTCGCAGGATGCCCCGGTCATCCGAGGCCAGGTATTCCATGTCCACCAGTTCAAAGCCCAACGATGCCAACAGCTCTTCGCTGTAAGAACGAACGGTAAGCAGCATTGAAGCTATCCTGTCCTGCGGAGCACCCATCAAATCAATAAAAACGTTGTCAGCATGTAAATTAGTTTCCATCTGGAAATTAATAATTTCCGGATGAACACAAATCAACCAGATCCCGGCTGTCATTTCAGTAAAAAAAAAGCGGGCTCTCCTAAGCCCACTTCAAAAAAAACAGTGTATCCGAGCCAAAATATATTGCGCATTTAACATTATTATTCGGTAAATGCAAGTTTTTTCTTCAAAAAAACGGCATAACCGCGTATAAACCGGAGGAAATTGCTATCTTTCATCGAGGTATTATTTTGAAGAAACTAAAAGATTTTTTGCTGGCGCTGTATTCATCGATATTGGTCGGTATCCTAACCTTATTTTGGACAACATCAGCCATTATCTGCAGCTTTATTCCACCCTTGAGGGTTAAAGGCGTCAACTTCTGCGCTCGCTACTGGGGCAAAACCGTTCTAGGCGGCAGTGGCATCAAGGTAAAAGTTATCGGGGCTGAAAACTGCCAGCCAGGCAAGAATTACATGATCATCGCCAACCATCGAAGTTTTCTTGATATCTATGCTGTCCTTGCCGGCAGCGGCCTCAATTGCCGCATGGTAGCCAAGCGGGAACTGGCCAGGATTCCCCTGTTTGGCCTGATGCTGAGACGCAGCCACACCATTATCATTGACCGGGGCAACCGGAACCAGGCCATTAAAGCCATGAAAATCAAGGGAAAAGAACTGAAAGAAGTTGGCATTACTATGGTTATTTTTGCCGAAGGGACCCGGGCCACAGGTGACAAGCTGCTGGGAGAATTCAAAAAAGGGGCATTTATTCTTGCCGCCCAGCTTGGACTGTCAATCCTGCCCATCACCATTATCGGCACGGACAAATTGCAGCCCAAGGGTTCAATCAGCATTCACCCGGGAACCATCACCCTGAAAATTGATCCCCCACTGGAAATCCCGGAGTATAACCGGCCCAGCGACATCAGGCCGGTAGCGGCCAGAACCTACGAAATAATTGAGAGTAATTTGCTGGCAGTCCGTGAAGGGAATCTATAAAGATTGCGGCCTGACGAAAAAATAAAGTTTTTTAGCGGCCGTCATCACTCTCAATAAAAATAATACATAAACAATACCTGGAAACCGCCGATCAGGGCTCCCAGTATCCCGCCAAAAATGTTGATATAGGTGAAATGTTCCTTCATGATATCCATCAGCAGGGCCTCAACCTGTAAAACCGGCAACTCATTAATCCGTTCTTCAACCATCGCCGGAATATCAATAGAGTCCGTCAGGTGAGGCAGTTCAGTTTCCATAAGA contains these protein-coding regions:
- a CDS encoding lysophospholipid acyltransferase family protein, with the translated sequence MKKLKDFLLALYSSILVGILTLFWTTSAIICSFIPPLRVKGVNFCARYWGKTVLGGSGIKVKVIGAENCQPGKNYMIIANHRSFLDIYAVLAGSGLNCRMVAKRELARIPLFGLMLRRSHTIIIDRGNRNQAIKAMKIKGKELKEVGITMVIFAEGTRATGDKLLGEFKKGAFILAAQLGLSILPITIIGTDKLQPKGSISIHPGTITLKIDPPLEIPEYNRPSDIRPVAARTYEIIESNLLAVREGNL
- the rimP gene encoding ribosome maturation factor RimP — encoded protein: METNLHADNVFIDLMGAPQDRIASMLLTVRSYSEELLASLGFELVDMEYLASDDRGILRLYIDRPAGGVTLDDCVIVSRQLGALLDVEDIIPFRYALEVSSPGLNRPLKRPKDFLAHCGKKIKIKTRMPVDGRRRFSGVLQEYSEADGSIVLDTDTGCYTLDVANFAKCNLVYEFPEPGK
- the nusA gene encoding transcription termination factor NusA; this encodes MSSSLNFILDQVGKEKGIPKEILVEAIESAMVTASRKKLGPGRDIEAQFNEETGDIELFEFVEVVENPENSYTEISLEEAREFDAEAEYGDSLGLKLDTSEFGRIAAQTAKQVIMQKIREAERESIFEEFHERIGEVISGTVQRVERGNLVINLGKTEAILPRSETIPRENFRQGERVRVYLLDVKMTLKGPQIILSRTHPGFLIKLFETEVPEIYEGIITIQGASREPGIRAKVAVYTNDHDVDPVGACVGVRGSRVQNVVQELKGEKIDIIRWNPDEVRYVCNSLSPAQINKIILDENNRAMEIIVPDDQLSLAIGRRGMNVRLASRLTGWKLDVKSTSRVADDFERIFEALHEVEGLDNVSMELLYDNGYRQLEDIAAASPDELAEIIGTEGPDAEQLVSCAAEAIVKLRAKAEQAREEQEEVSAADAEAGLEPTAAGEVAVDDDVDEKTSDAEVSVDDITKLPADDDDTVD